Proteins co-encoded in one Equus przewalskii isolate Varuska chromosome 27, EquPr2, whole genome shotgun sequence genomic window:
- the CFAP410 gene encoding cilia- and flagella-associated protein 410 isoform X2, translated as MKLTRKMVLSRAKASELHSVRKLNCWGSRLTDISICREMPSLEVITLSVNGVSTLEPVSQCRQLSELYLRKNRIPSLAELFYLKGLPRLRVLWLAENPCCGPNPHVYRMTVLRNLPHLQKLDNQTVTEEELSRALLEGEEVTGPGREGTGNGQPELSYTLTTMNATAETQGDPLSYGEEEASGIQGQLSLKSPSRDQLPSFSQREAVSSRRNRNNVLTAILLLLRELDAEGLEAVHQTVVSRLQALHKQELQEDME; from the exons ATGAAGCTGACGCGGAAGATGGTCCTGTCCCGGGCCAAGGCCTCGGAGCTGCACAGCGTGCGGAAGCTCAACTGCTG GGGCAGCCGCCTCACAGAT ATCTCCATCTGCCGGGAAATGCCCAGCCTGGAAGTGATCACCCTCAG TGTCAACGGCGTCTCCACACTGGAGCCCGTGAGCCAGTGCCGGCAGCTGAGCGAGCTCTACCTGCGCAAGAACCGCATCCCCAGCCTGGCCGAGCTCTTCTACCTGAAGGGCCTGCCGCGCCTGCGCGTGCTCTGGCTGGCCGAGAACCCGTGCTGCGGCCCCAACCCACACGTCTACCGCATGACCGTCCTGCGCAACCTGCCGCACCTGCAGAAGCTGGACAACCAGA CTGTGACTGAGGAGGAGCTGTCCCGAGCgttgctggagggagaggaggtcaCGGGCCCCGGCAGAGAGGGCACAGGGAACGGCCAGCCGGAGCTGTCCTACACCCTGACCACCATGAACGCCACTGCCGAGACGCAAGGGGACCCGCTGAGCTACGGCGAGGAGGAGGCCAG TGGCATCCAGGGGCAGCTCAGCCTGAAGTCCCCTTCCAGGGACCAGCTTCCATCCTTCTCACAGAGGGAGGCCGTGAGCAGTCGCAGGAACAGG AACAACGTCCTGACCGCCATCCTGCTGCTGCTGCGAGAGCTGGATGCCGAGGGGCTGGAGGCCGTCCACCAGACCGTGGTCAGCCGGCTCCAGGCCCTGCACAAGCAGGAGCTGCAGGAGGACATGGAGTGA
- the CFAP410 gene encoding cilia- and flagella-associated protein 410 isoform X1, with the protein MKLTRKMVLSRAKASELHSVRKLNCWGSRLTDISICREMPSLEVITLSVNGVSTLEPVSQCRQLSELYLRKNRIPSLAELFYLKGLPRLRVLWLAENPCCGPNPHVYRMTVLRNLPHLQKLDNQTVTEEELSRALLEGEEVTGPGREGTGNGQPELSYTLTTMNATAETQGDPLSYGEEEASGIQGQLSLKSPSRDQLPSFSQREAVSSRRNRAWCLAGDSLCPQNNVLTAILLLLRELDAEGLEAVHQTVVSRLQALHKQELQEDME; encoded by the exons ATGAAGCTGACGCGGAAGATGGTCCTGTCCCGGGCCAAGGCCTCGGAGCTGCACAGCGTGCGGAAGCTCAACTGCTG GGGCAGCCGCCTCACAGAT ATCTCCATCTGCCGGGAAATGCCCAGCCTGGAAGTGATCACCCTCAG TGTCAACGGCGTCTCCACACTGGAGCCCGTGAGCCAGTGCCGGCAGCTGAGCGAGCTCTACCTGCGCAAGAACCGCATCCCCAGCCTGGCCGAGCTCTTCTACCTGAAGGGCCTGCCGCGCCTGCGCGTGCTCTGGCTGGCCGAGAACCCGTGCTGCGGCCCCAACCCACACGTCTACCGCATGACCGTCCTGCGCAACCTGCCGCACCTGCAGAAGCTGGACAACCAGA CTGTGACTGAGGAGGAGCTGTCCCGAGCgttgctggagggagaggaggtcaCGGGCCCCGGCAGAGAGGGCACAGGGAACGGCCAGCCGGAGCTGTCCTACACCCTGACCACCATGAACGCCACTGCCGAGACGCAAGGGGACCCGCTGAGCTACGGCGAGGAGGAGGCCAG TGGCATCCAGGGGCAGCTCAGCCTGAAGTCCCCTTCCAGGGACCAGCTTCCATCCTTCTCACAGAGGGAGGCCGTGAGCAGTCGCAGGAACAGG GCATGGTGCTTAGCCGGTGACTCTCTGTGCCCCCAGAACAACGTCCTGACCGCCATCCTGCTGCTGCTGCGAGAGCTGGATGCCGAGGGGCTGGAGGCCGTCCACCAGACCGTGGTCAGCCGGCTCCAGGCCCTGCACAAGCAGGAGCTGCAGGAGGACATGGAGTGA
- the CFAP410 gene encoding cilia- and flagella-associated protein 410 isoform X4 — MPSLEVITLSVNGVSTLEPVSQCRQLSELYLRKNRIPSLAELFYLKGLPRLRVLWLAENPCCGPNPHVYRMTVLRNLPHLQKLDNQTVTEEELSRALLEGEEVTGPGREGTGNGQPELSYTLTTMNATAETQGDPLSYGEEEASGIQGQLSLKSPSRDQLPSFSQREAVSSRRNRNNVLTAILLLLRELDAEGLEAVHQTVVSRLQALHKQELQEDME; from the exons ATGCCCAGCCTGGAAGTGATCACCCTCAG TGTCAACGGCGTCTCCACACTGGAGCCCGTGAGCCAGTGCCGGCAGCTGAGCGAGCTCTACCTGCGCAAGAACCGCATCCCCAGCCTGGCCGAGCTCTTCTACCTGAAGGGCCTGCCGCGCCTGCGCGTGCTCTGGCTGGCCGAGAACCCGTGCTGCGGCCCCAACCCACACGTCTACCGCATGACCGTCCTGCGCAACCTGCCGCACCTGCAGAAGCTGGACAACCAGA CTGTGACTGAGGAGGAGCTGTCCCGAGCgttgctggagggagaggaggtcaCGGGCCCCGGCAGAGAGGGCACAGGGAACGGCCAGCCGGAGCTGTCCTACACCCTGACCACCATGAACGCCACTGCCGAGACGCAAGGGGACCCGCTGAGCTACGGCGAGGAGGAGGCCAG TGGCATCCAGGGGCAGCTCAGCCTGAAGTCCCCTTCCAGGGACCAGCTTCCATCCTTCTCACAGAGGGAGGCCGTGAGCAGTCGCAGGAACAGG AACAACGTCCTGACCGCCATCCTGCTGCTGCTGCGAGAGCTGGATGCCGAGGGGCTGGAGGCCGTCCACCAGACCGTGGTCAGCCGGCTCCAGGCCCTGCACAAGCAGGAGCTGCAGGAGGACATGGAGTGA
- the CFAP410 gene encoding cilia- and flagella-associated protein 410 isoform X3 encodes MPSLEVITLSVNGVSTLEPVSQCRQLSELYLRKNRIPSLAELFYLKGLPRLRVLWLAENPCCGPNPHVYRMTVLRNLPHLQKLDNQTVTEEELSRALLEGEEVTGPGREGTGNGQPELSYTLTTMNATAETQGDPLSYGEEEASGIQGQLSLKSPSRDQLPSFSQREAVSSRRNRAWCLAGDSLCPQNNVLTAILLLLRELDAEGLEAVHQTVVSRLQALHKQELQEDME; translated from the exons ATGCCCAGCCTGGAAGTGATCACCCTCAG TGTCAACGGCGTCTCCACACTGGAGCCCGTGAGCCAGTGCCGGCAGCTGAGCGAGCTCTACCTGCGCAAGAACCGCATCCCCAGCCTGGCCGAGCTCTTCTACCTGAAGGGCCTGCCGCGCCTGCGCGTGCTCTGGCTGGCCGAGAACCCGTGCTGCGGCCCCAACCCACACGTCTACCGCATGACCGTCCTGCGCAACCTGCCGCACCTGCAGAAGCTGGACAACCAGA CTGTGACTGAGGAGGAGCTGTCCCGAGCgttgctggagggagaggaggtcaCGGGCCCCGGCAGAGAGGGCACAGGGAACGGCCAGCCGGAGCTGTCCTACACCCTGACCACCATGAACGCCACTGCCGAGACGCAAGGGGACCCGCTGAGCTACGGCGAGGAGGAGGCCAG TGGCATCCAGGGGCAGCTCAGCCTGAAGTCCCCTTCCAGGGACCAGCTTCCATCCTTCTCACAGAGGGAGGCCGTGAGCAGTCGCAGGAACAGG GCATGGTGCTTAGCCGGTGACTCTCTGTGCCCCCAGAACAACGTCCTGACCGCCATCCTGCTGCTGCTGCGAGAGCTGGATGCCGAGGGGCTGGAGGCCGTCCACCAGACCGTGGTCAGCCGGCTCCAGGCCCTGCACAAGCAGGAGCTGCAGGAGGACATGGAGTGA